One Sander vitreus isolate 19-12246 chromosome 23, sanVit1, whole genome shotgun sequence DNA window includes the following coding sequences:
- the recql gene encoding ATP-dependent DNA helicase Q1 isoform X2 produces the protein MDAGGGNKDVQAELDSVEAELELVELQIAELLQKQAELTSRKDALLQRLEEACDAAQTSFSSSSSSSKSSGADPAMSKQEMQLYDGTDFPWSKEVEQHLKDSFQLSTFRPLQLRAINLTMSGKDLYLVMPTGRGKSLCYQLPAVCSKGFTLVVTPLVSLMEDQIMYLKSIEVSAVMLNASSSKEHAKTVMAGMMDPKADFKLLYVTPEKIAKSKLFMSRLEKAYNVNLLSRIAVDEVHCCSQWGHDFRPDYKLLGILKRQFPKVPLLGLTATATSSVLKDCEKILCVPRPITLSASFNRTNLYYEVRIKDSNSEASISDIASLIKNRYKDQSGIVYVFSQKDAESVSSELQKKDILAYPYHAHMDPDDKSRVHRKWTSNKIQVVVATVAFGMGIDKPDVRFVIHHTISKSIENYYQESGRAGRDDRQADCIVYFGFPDIFRISTMVVMENVGQQKLLQMVDYCQNIDRCRRSLMAVHFDEVWDDEGCNQMCDTCRHAKDYTTVDITQHAKQVVQILELAASMDEKLTPLKLVEAWMGKGPAKHRKTIQTTTLSRLQAEAVIVRLLLQGYLREDFSFTPYTTYFYMKLGRKAPLLKNQTHTLSMKMRTGTTSVVVEAAGGQGKAKAKEGKRSVQSGGDAPVSKKVKTDLP, from the exons ATGGATGCTGGTGGCGGAAATAAAG ATGTGCAGGCGGAGCTGGACTCAGTGGAGGCCGAGCTGGAGTTGGTGGAGCTGCAGATCGcagagctcctgcagaagcagGCAGAGCTGACTTCTCGTAAAGACGCACTGCTGCAGCGGCTGGAGGAGGCCTGCGATGCTGCACAGACGTCCTTCTCTTCATCCTCATCTTCCTCAAAATCATCTGGAGCTGATCCAGCAATGAGCAAGCAGGAGATGCAGCTCTATGATGGCACAG ATTTTCCATGGTCCAAAGAAGTGGAGCAGCACCTGAAGGACTCGTTCCAACTCTCCACGTTCAGACCACTGCAGCTGAGGGCCATCAACCTGACCATGTCAGGCAAAGATCTGTACCTGGTGATGCCCACAGGAAGAGGGAAAAGCCTCTGCTACCAGCTGCCTGCAGTCTGCTCCAAGG gttttACCTTGGTTGTCACTCCCCTGGTGTCCCTGATGGAGGACCAGATCATGTACCTGAAGTCCATTGAAGTGTCCGCAGTAATGCTGAATGCTTCCAGTAGCAAG GAGCATGCCAAGACCGTCATGGCTGGCATGATGGATCCCAAGGCCGATTTCAAGCTGCTGTACGTCACTCCAGAGAAGATCGCCAAGAGCAAGCTGTTCATGTCTCGTCTGGAGAAAGCCTACAACGTAAACCTGCTGAGTCGTATCGCTGTGGACGAGGTGCACTGCTGCAGCCAGTGGGGACATGACTTCAGACCAG ATTATAAACTGCTGGGCATTCTAAAGAGGCAGTTCCCCAAAGTCCCATTGCTCGGGCTCACAGCCACAGCAACCAGCAGCGTCCTCAAGGACTGTGAGAAGATCCTGTGTGTGCCCCGGCCAATCACACTCTCTGCATCCTTCAACCGAACTAATCTCTACTACGAG GTTCGTATTAAAGATTCTAACTCTGAGGCATCGATAAGTGACATTGCCTCTCTGATCAAGAACAGATACAAAGACCAGTCAG GGATCGTGTATGTGTTCTCTCAGAAGGATGCGGAGTCTGTGTCATCTGAACTCCAGAAGAAAGACATCCTGGCCTATCCCTACCACGCTCACATGGACCCTGACGATAAATCCCGCGTTCACCGCAAATGGACCTCCAACAAAATCCAG GTGGTGGTAGCCACAGTGGCGTTTGGCATGGGCATCGACAAGCCTGACGTCAGGTTTGTCATCCACCACACCATCAGTAAGTCCATCGAGAACTACTACCAAGAGAGCGGACGCGCAG GTCGAGACGACCGCCAAGCAGACTGCATCGTCTACTTTGGCTTCCCTGATATCTTCAGGATCAGCACCATGGTGGTGATGGAGAACGTTGGTCAGCAGAAGCTGCTGCAGATGGTCGACTACTGCCAGAATATCGACAG GTGTCGGCGCTCTCTCATGGCTGTTCATTTTGATGAGGTGTGGGACGACGAAGGATGCAACCAGATGTGTGATACTTGTCGCCATgcaaaag ACTACACCACCGTGGACATTACACAGCATGCCAAGCAGGTGGTGCAAATCTTGGAGCTAGCAGCATCAATGGATGAGAAGCTGACTCCTTTGAAGCTGGTGGAGGCGTGGATGGGGAAAGGTCCAGCCAAGCACAGGAAGACGATCCAGACCACCACACTGTCTCGGCTGCAGGCTGAAGCGGTGATTgtgcggctgctgctgcagggaTACCTCAG AGAGGATTTCAGCTTCACTCCGTACACCACCTACTTCTACATGAAGCTGGGCCGCAAAGCTCCTCTTCTGAAGAACCAGACTCACACACTCAGCATGAAGATGAGAACAGGGACTACATCTGTGGTG